A region of Cucumis melo cultivar AY chromosome 2, USDA_Cmelo_AY_1.0, whole genome shotgun sequence DNA encodes the following proteins:
- the LOC127148091 gene encoding LOW QUALITY PROTEIN: probable cytochrome c biosynthesis protein (The sequence of the model RefSeq protein was modified relative to this genomic sequence to represent the inferred CDS: deleted 1 base in 1 codon), protein MERKRPLLPFFLGPPARTQWSGWLVVSGSRRNASFMPRVLATARIHSVILPLLHSWTSFLNILTFPCCVSGTFSIRSGLLAPVHSFATDDTRGRFLWRFFLIMTGISMILFSQMKQQASVRRTYKKEMVVARSTLVHLRHSARAQPRPLKLWKN, encoded by the exons ATGGAAAGAAAGAGACCACTACTTCCCTTCTTTCTTGGACCGCCGGCGCGAACACAGTG GTCGGGGTGGCTGGTGGTTTCGGGATCCCGTAGA AATGCTTCTTTTATGCCTCGGGTATTAGCCACAGCTCGTATTCATTCAGTCATTTTACCCCTTCTTCATTCTTGGACCTCGTTTCTGAATATTCTGACTTTTCCATGCTGTGTCTCAGGAACCTTTTCAATACGGTCCGGATTGCTAGCTCCCGTTCATAGTTTTGCTACAGATGATACACGAGGAAGATTTTTATGGCGGTTCTTCCTGATAATGACCGGCATATCAATGATTCTTTTCTCCCAGATGAAGCAGCAGGCATCGGTCCGTAGAACCTATAAAAAAGAGATGGTTGTGGCGCGAAGTACTCTTGTGCACCTACGTCACTCGGCTCGCGCGCAACCCCGCCCCCTGAAATTATGGAAGAATTGA
- the LOC127148090 gene encoding uncharacterized protein LOC127148090, with amino-acid sequence MQGGCIADIGSCGTGFDSASGSVLTKKFLRKGSELADRKGEKNKAMPRVPSIRCSSIDEALSLSSRARCKKGLILFPSLEPRERREPRGGKLIFG; translated from the coding sequence ATGCAAGGAGGATGTATAGCTGATATAGGATCTTGTGGAACAGGATTTGATTCTGCAAGCGGTTCGGTACTCACGAAGAAATTTCTCAGAAAAGGATCGGAACTCGCTGATAGGAAAGGAGAGAAAAACAAAGCAATGCCAAGAGTTCCGTCAATCCGCTGTTCATCGATAGACGAAGCTCTCTCTTTATCATCTCGTGCCAGATGCAAGAAAGGACTCATCCTTTTTCCTTCTCTAGAACCACGGGAGCGCCGGGAGCCCAGAGGAGGAAAGCTCATTTTCGGGTAA